A section of the Rhizobium sp. Pop5 genome encodes:
- the secA gene encoding preprotein translocase subunit SecA, translated as MVSFGGIARKLFGSSNDRRVRSYQPNVTAINSIEEKTKALTDEQLAAKTAEFRALLAEGKTLDDILVPAFAVVREASRRVLGLRPFDVQLVGGMILHSNAIAEMKTGEGKTLVATLPVYLNALSGKGVHVVTVNDYLAQRDAATMGRVYGFLGMTTGVIVHGLSDEERRAAYACDITYATNNELGFDYLRDNMKYEKNQMVQRGHNFAIVDEVDSILVDEARTPLIISGPLDDRSELYNTIDAFIPLLAPSDYEIDEKQRSANFSEEGTEKLENLLRQAGLLKGNALYDIENVAIVHHINNALKAHKLFQRDKDYIVRNDEVVIIDEFTGRMMPGRRYSEGQHQALEAKERVQIQPENQTLASITFQNYFRMYDKLAGMTGTAQTEAEEFGNIYNLDVVEVPTNLPIKRIDEDDEVYRTFDEKFKAIIEEILDAHKRGQPVLVGTTSIEKSELLADRLRKQGFDDFQVLNARYHEQEAYIVAQAGVPGAVTIATNMAGRGTDIQLGGNLDMRIERELGEVEAGPERDARVQAIIEEIKSLKEKALAAGGLYVIATERHESRRIDNQLRGRSGRQGDPGRSKFYLSLQDDLMRIFGSDRMDSMLTKLGLKEGEAIVHPWINKALERAQKKVEARNFDIRKNLLKYDDVLNDQRKVIFEQRLELMESTNISETVSDMRREVIEDLVDKHIPERAYAEQWDAVGLKTAAANILNLDLPIEDWVKEEGIGEDDIRERLTQASNATFTEKAERFGDDIMHYVERSIVMQTLDHLWREHIVNLDHLRSVIGFRGYAQRDPLQEYKSEAFELFTGLLNNLREAVTAQLMRVELVQQAPAEPEPPLMQAHHLDPTTGEDDFAPIYQASEVIISPENRNPDDPATWGKVGRNEACPCGSGKKYKHCHGAFEQV; from the coding sequence ATGGTCAGCTTTGGCGGTATAGCCCGCAAGTTATTTGGATCGTCCAATGATCGCCGCGTGCGGTCGTATCAGCCGAACGTCACTGCCATCAACTCTATCGAAGAGAAGACGAAGGCCCTGACGGACGAGCAGCTCGCGGCAAAGACGGCGGAATTCCGCGCGCTTCTGGCCGAGGGCAAGACGCTCGACGACATCCTGGTTCCCGCCTTTGCGGTGGTGCGCGAGGCCTCGCGCCGCGTTCTCGGCCTGCGACCTTTTGACGTACAGCTGGTCGGCGGCATGATCCTGCATTCGAATGCGATCGCCGAGATGAAGACCGGCGAAGGCAAAACCCTCGTCGCCACCCTGCCGGTCTATCTGAACGCGCTTTCCGGCAAGGGCGTGCACGTCGTCACCGTCAACGATTACCTCGCTCAGCGCGACGCCGCGACCATGGGCCGCGTCTATGGCTTCCTCGGCATGACCACGGGCGTCATTGTCCACGGCCTCTCCGATGAGGAGCGCCGCGCGGCCTATGCCTGCGACATCACCTACGCCACCAACAATGAACTCGGCTTCGATTATCTGCGCGATAACATGAAGTATGAGAAGAACCAGATGGTCCAGCGCGGCCACAATTTCGCGATCGTCGACGAAGTGGATTCGATCCTCGTCGACGAGGCGCGCACACCGCTGATCATCTCCGGTCCCCTCGACGACCGCTCCGAACTCTACAATACGATTGACGCCTTCATTCCGCTGCTGGCGCCCAGCGATTATGAGATCGACGAGAAGCAGCGCTCCGCCAACTTCTCCGAGGAAGGCACCGAGAAGCTCGAAAACCTGCTCCGTCAGGCCGGCTTGCTCAAGGGCAACGCGCTTTACGACATCGAGAACGTCGCGATCGTCCACCACATCAACAACGCACTCAAGGCCCACAAGCTCTTCCAGCGCGACAAGGACTATATTGTCCGCAACGATGAAGTGGTCATCATCGACGAGTTCACCGGCCGCATGATGCCGGGCCGGCGTTATTCGGAAGGTCAGCACCAGGCGCTCGAAGCCAAGGAAAGGGTGCAGATCCAGCCGGAAAACCAGACGCTCGCCTCGATCACCTTCCAGAATTACTTCCGCATGTACGACAAGCTCGCCGGCATGACCGGTACGGCGCAGACGGAAGCGGAAGAATTCGGTAACATCTACAATCTCGACGTCGTCGAGGTTCCAACCAACCTGCCGATCAAGCGCATCGACGAGGACGACGAGGTCTACCGGACCTTCGACGAGAAGTTCAAGGCGATCATCGAGGAGATCCTCGACGCGCACAAGCGCGGTCAGCCGGTGCTCGTCGGCACCACTTCGATCGAAAAGTCGGAACTGCTCGCCGATCGCCTGCGCAAGCAGGGCTTTGACGACTTCCAGGTGCTGAATGCCCGCTACCACGAGCAGGAAGCCTATATCGTCGCACAGGCGGGCGTTCCGGGCGCCGTCACGATCGCCACCAACATGGCCGGCCGCGGCACCGACATCCAGCTCGGGGGCAATCTGGACATGCGCATCGAGCGCGAACTCGGCGAGGTCGAAGCAGGCCCCGAGCGCGACGCCAGGGTTCAGGCGATCATCGAGGAAATCAAGAGCCTCAAGGAAAAGGCGCTTGCAGCCGGCGGTCTCTACGTGATCGCCACCGAACGCCACGAGAGCCGGCGCATCGACAATCAGCTGCGCGGCCGCTCCGGCCGTCAGGGCGACCCGGGCCGCTCGAAATTCTACCTTTCGCTTCAGGACGACCTGATGCGCATCTTCGGTTCCGACCGCATGGACAGCATGCTGACCAAGCTCGGCCTCAAGGAGGGCGAGGCGATCGTCCATCCCTGGATCAACAAGGCCCTCGAGCGCGCGCAGAAGAAGGTCGAAGCCCGCAACTTCGATATCCGCAAGAACCTTCTGAAGTATGACGACGTTCTCAACGATCAGCGCAAGGTGATCTTCGAACAGCGCCTGGAACTGATGGAATCGACCAATATCTCCGAGACCGTCTCCGACATGCGCCGCGAAGTGATCGAGGATCTGGTCGACAAGCACATTCCGGAGCGCGCCTATGCCGAGCAATGGGATGCCGTCGGCCTGAAGACCGCCGCCGCCAACATCCTGAACCTCGACCTGCCGATCGAGGACTGGGTGAAGGAAGAGGGCATCGGCGAGGACGATATCCGCGAGCGCCTGACACAGGCCTCCAATGCCACCTTCACGGAAAAGGCCGAGCGTTTCGGCGACGACATCATGCATTATGTCGAGCGCTCGATCGTCATGCAGACGCTCGACCATCTCTGGCGCGAGCACATCGTCAACCTCGATCATCTGCGCTCCGTCATCGGCTTCCGCGGCTACGCCCAGCGCGATCCGCTGCAGGAATACAAGTCGGAAGCCTTTGAACTCTTCACCGGGCTGCTCAATAATCTGCGTGAAGCAGTCACCGCCCAGCTGATGCGCGTCGAGCTGGTGCAGCAGGCGCCTGCCGAGCCGGAACCGCCGCTGATGCAGGCCCATCACCTGGATCCGACGACCGGCGAGGATGATTTCGCGCCGATCTACCAGGCCTCCGAAGTCATCATCTCGCCTGAGAACCGCAATCCTGACGACCCCGCCACTTGGGGCAAGGTCGGCCGCAACGAGGCCTGCCCCTGCGGCTCCGGCAAGAAATACAAGCATTGCCACGGCGCCTTCGAACAGGTCTGA
- a CDS encoding Flp family type IVb pilin, protein MRLLKAFFADDRGATAIEYGLIAALICTALISGLGIFTNALQNVFNVINDNLPAN, encoded by the coding sequence ATGCGTCTTTTGAAGGCATTTTTTGCAGATGACAGAGGTGCGACGGCGATCGAATATGGCCTGATCGCCGCCCTCATTTGCACCGCGCTCATTTCCGGTCTCGGCATTTTCACCAATGCCCTGCAGAACGTCTTCAACGTGATCAACGACAATCTGCCTGCGAATTGA
- the mutT gene encoding 8-oxo-dGTP diphosphatase MutT, which translates to MSEAGRKILLVAACALIDADGRILLAQRPEGKSLAGLWEFPGGKVESGETPEETLVRELEEELGIKTKIACLAPLTFASHSYETFHLLMPLYICRRYEGIPVGREGQALKWVRPQALRDYPMPPADEPLIPMLQDLL; encoded by the coding sequence ATGAGTGAGGCAGGCCGGAAGATATTGCTGGTCGCCGCCTGCGCGCTGATCGATGCCGACGGGCGGATCCTGTTGGCACAGCGGCCTGAGGGAAAGTCGCTTGCCGGGCTGTGGGAATTTCCCGGCGGCAAGGTCGAATCCGGCGAAACGCCGGAGGAAACGCTGGTGCGCGAACTCGAGGAAGAGCTCGGCATCAAGACCAAGATCGCCTGCCTTGCGCCGCTCACCTTCGCGAGCCACTCCTACGAGACCTTCCACCTTCTGATGCCGCTTTATATCTGCCGGCGTTATGAGGGCATTCCCGTGGGGCGCGAGGGCCAGGCGCTGAAATGGGTGCGTCCGCAGGCGTTGCGCGACTACCCGATGCCGCCGGCTGACGAACCGCTCATCCCGATGCTGCAGGATTTACTTTAG
- the argJ gene encoding bifunctional glutamate N-acetyltransferase/amino-acid acetyltransferase ArgJ, with translation MSGSVSPLAPKSFASMPSLRGVRMATASAGIKYKNRTDVLMMVFDKPAAVAGVFTRSRCPSAPVDFCRANLPHGSARAVVVNSGNANAFTGLKGRQATALTAKSAAAAVGCDENEVYLASTGVIGEPLDATKFSGVLQQMQAEATSDFWFEAAKAIMTTDTYPKVSTRSAEIGGVTVTINGIAKGAGMIAPDMATMLSFVVTDADIAPAALQVLLSDGVGPTFNSMTVDSDTSTSDTLMLFATGAAAEDGQARIERADDPRVAAFRAALNEVLKDLSLQVVRDGEGATKMLEITVTGAESDAAAKRIALSIANSPLVKTAAAGEDANWGRIVMAVGKSGEMADRDRLAIWFGDVRVAVNGERDPDYSEQAASDVMKAQDIPVKVDIGLGTGSATVWTCDLTKEYVAINGDYRS, from the coding sequence ATGTCCGGTTCCGTCTCCCCGCTCGCTCCGAAATCTTTCGCCTCCATGCCGTCGCTGCGCGGCGTGCGCATGGCGACGGCTTCTGCCGGCATTAAATACAAGAACCGCACCGACGTGCTGATGATGGTCTTCGACAAGCCTGCGGCCGTGGCTGGTGTTTTCACCCGCTCCAGGTGCCCGTCGGCTCCGGTCGATTTCTGCCGCGCCAACCTTCCTCATGGTTCTGCGCGCGCCGTCGTCGTCAACTCGGGCAACGCCAATGCCTTCACCGGCCTGAAGGGCCGCCAGGCGACCGCGCTGACAGCGAAGTCGGCCGCGGCTGCCGTCGGCTGCGATGAAAACGAAGTTTACCTGGCTTCGACCGGCGTCATCGGTGAGCCGCTCGATGCCACCAAGTTTTCCGGTGTGCTGCAGCAAATGCAGGCGGAGGCGACCAGCGATTTCTGGTTCGAGGCCGCCAAGGCGATCATGACGACCGACACCTATCCGAAGGTTTCGACCCGCAGCGCCGAGATCGGCGGGGTCACAGTGACGATCAACGGCATTGCCAAGGGCGCCGGCATGATCGCGCCGGACATGGCGACGATGCTTTCCTTCGTCGTCACCGATGCCGATATCGCGCCCGCCGCGCTGCAGGTGCTTCTGTCCGACGGCGTCGGCCCGACCTTCAATTCCATGACCGTCGACAGCGACACGTCCACCTCTGATACGCTGATGCTGTTTGCAACGGGTGCGGCGGCGGAGGATGGCCAAGCCCGCATCGAACGCGCCGACGACCCGCGCGTTGCCGCCTTCCGCGCCGCCCTCAACGAAGTGCTGAAGGACCTGTCGCTGCAGGTCGTGCGCGACGGCGAGGGCGCGACCAAGATGCTCGAAATCACGGTGACGGGTGCCGAGAGCGATGCCGCTGCCAAGCGCATTGCGCTCTCGATCGCCAATTCGCCGCTGGTCAAGACGGCGGCCGCCGGCGAAGACGCCAACTGGGGCCGCATCGTCATGGCCGTCGGCAAATCGGGCGAGATGGCCGATCGTGACCGGCTGGCCATCTGGTTCGGCGACGTCAGGGTTGCCGTCAACGGCGAGCGCGACCCCGATTATTCCGAGCAGGCCGCCTCTGACGTCATGAAGGCGCAGGATATCCCCGTCAAAGTCGATATCGGCCTCGGCACAGGTTCGGCAACCGTCTGGACCTGCGACCTCACCAAGGAATATGTTGCGATCAACGGCGACTATCGGAGCTGA
- a CDS encoding lipopolysaccharide biosynthesis protein, producing MAVIETAEKMLPAGLRPIGSRTLRMLAALLTERGEKAAAQRMALTAFSIRILSAALAFISQIVLARLMGEYEYGIFVFVWVLVVVFGDLSCLGFQTAIIRFLPQYRATGAFEEIRGLTGTARIFALLSGTVVLTAGMLGLHFFGDMIETYYLVPIFLGLFAMPMIALGDILEGTSRANHWPVMALSPVYIVRPILIIAFMLIAIAFGAPHTSVTAMQAALAATFVTAVGQYCATLYRLRRHYDEGPRKVDFLAWISVAFPIFLIEGVSFLLTNSDVVVVGIFLEPHDVAIYFAAAKTMALVHFINFSVKAAAGPRFSSIIAGGDHAQLAAAAADAARWTFWPALGVGLAVLAAGHLLLSLFGGAFTSGYLVMAILLVGILAKSLVGPAETLLMMAGRQNLCVALYAGALTANIGLNLALIPHYGIEGTAVATASAMAVEAILLHIAVRRTLGIVLFAFASPSAATPEMRVR from the coding sequence ATGGCAGTCATAGAAACAGCGGAGAAGATGCTGCCCGCGGGCCTGCGCCCGATCGGCAGCCGTACGCTGCGCATGCTTGCAGCCCTGCTCACCGAACGCGGCGAGAAGGCGGCCGCCCAGCGCATGGCGCTGACGGCCTTTTCGATCCGTATTCTCAGCGCCGCTCTCGCCTTCATATCCCAGATCGTGCTCGCCCGGCTGATGGGCGAATATGAATACGGCATCTTCGTCTTCGTCTGGGTGCTGGTCGTCGTCTTCGGCGATCTTTCCTGCCTCGGCTTTCAGACCGCGATCATCCGTTTCCTGCCGCAATACCGGGCGACGGGCGCGTTCGAGGAAATCCGCGGCCTCACCGGCACGGCGCGCATTTTCGCGCTGCTTTCCGGCACAGTGGTGCTTACCGCCGGCATGCTCGGGCTGCATTTCTTCGGCGATATGATCGAGACCTATTACCTCGTCCCGATCTTCCTCGGCCTGTTTGCGATGCCGATGATCGCGCTCGGAGACATTCTGGAAGGCACGTCGCGGGCAAACCACTGGCCGGTGATGGCGCTGAGCCCGGTTTATATCGTCCGCCCGATCCTCATCATCGCCTTCATGCTGATTGCGATAGCCTTCGGCGCCCCGCATACATCAGTCACCGCCATGCAGGCAGCGCTCGCCGCCACCTTCGTCACCGCCGTCGGCCAATACTGTGCCACGCTTTATCGTCTTCGCCGGCATTATGACGAAGGCCCGCGCAAGGTCGATTTCCTCGCCTGGATCAGCGTGGCCTTCCCGATCTTCCTGATTGAAGGCGTGAGCTTCCTGCTCACCAATTCCGATGTCGTCGTCGTCGGCATTTTCCTCGAGCCGCACGATGTCGCGATTTATTTCGCCGCCGCGAAGACGATGGCGCTGGTGCATTTCATCAATTTCTCCGTCAAGGCCGCCGCCGGCCCGCGCTTCTCCTCGATCATTGCCGGGGGCGATCACGCCCAGCTTGCCGCCGCCGCCGCCGACGCCGCCCGCTGGACATTCTGGCCGGCGCTCGGCGTCGGCCTTGCCGTGCTAGCGGCCGGTCACCTGCTGCTGTCGCTCTTCGGCGGCGCCTTTACATCGGGTTATCTGGTGATGGCGATCCTGCTTGTCGGCATCCTCGCCAAGTCGCTGGTCGGCCCAGCCGAAACGCTGCTGATGATGGCCGGCAGACAGAACCTCTGCGTCGCGCTCTATGCCGGCGCATTGACTGCCAATATCGGCCTCAACCTTGCTTTGATCCCACACTACGGCATCGAAGGTACCGCAGTCGCCACAGCCTCGGCCATGGCGGTCGAGGCGATTCTTCTGCATATCGCCGTGCGCCGTACGCTCGGCATTGTGCTCTTCGCCTTCGCCAGCCCCTCCGCCGCAACGCCAGAAATGAGAGTTCGATAG
- a CDS encoding N-acetyltransferase, whose translation MLRSTATIGADRSLAQASISQQNLPLVRRLEAVGFRAWPAASVQYDGSWQVRLTAGHPSNRLNSIVPLDPSDHRDVEIRLEKASRKFEAYGRAAVVRQTPLASPVLIDLLRAQDWTQFDETVVMTCDLAEAELPDTLDHLPTHDVGRFVDANLAVDQAPATLKPALAEIISAIKPPSGLFMIENAVDGPLATVLCVQDNDLAGIMSLSVSETRRREGLGTEILTSALRWARMRSARSAWLQVKLSNRPAIALYERLGFRDAYHYCYWQREPR comes from the coding sequence ATGTTGCGATCAACGGCGACTATCGGAGCTGATCGTTCATTGGCGCAGGCATCCATTTCCCAACAAAATCTGCCGCTGGTTCGCAGGCTGGAGGCCGTCGGCTTCCGAGCCTGGCCGGCGGCATCCGTGCAATATGACGGCAGCTGGCAGGTGCGGCTGACGGCCGGCCACCCGTCCAACCGGCTGAATTCCATCGTGCCGCTCGATCCCTCGGATCATCGCGACGTTGAAATCCGCCTGGAAAAGGCGAGCCGGAAGTTCGAGGCTTATGGCCGCGCCGCCGTCGTCCGACAGACGCCGCTTGCCTCGCCGGTGCTGATCGATCTTCTGCGCGCGCAAGACTGGACGCAATTCGATGAGACGGTCGTGATGACCTGCGATCTGGCCGAGGCGGAGCTGCCGGATACGCTCGATCACCTGCCGACGCACGATGTCGGCCGTTTCGTCGACGCCAATCTTGCCGTTGATCAGGCGCCGGCGACGCTGAAACCGGCGCTCGCCGAAATCATTTCGGCGATCAAGCCGCCGTCGGGCCTGTTCATGATCGAGAATGCAGTGGACGGCCCGCTTGCGACGGTGCTCTGCGTCCAGGACAACGACCTTGCCGGCATCATGTCGCTTTCGGTTTCCGAAACGCGACGGCGCGAGGGACTCGGCACAGAGATCCTGACCTCGGCGCTGCGCTGGGCGCGCATGCGAAGCGCCCGCTCGGCTTGGCTGCAGGTGAAGCTTTCCAACCGTCCGGCCATCGCCCTCTACGAGCGCCTCGGCTTTCGCGATGCCTATCATTATTGCTATTGGCAGCGGGAGCCACGATGA
- a CDS encoding methyltransferase domain-containing protein: protein METIFDRALIAAHRHRALAASDPKAAFLLDVAAEEMAERLAVVERRFETAVELHGATGAAARAAMATGKVGRMIRVESEKAYAGPDETLIEAPLEDVPLEPQSANLILAPLNLHLTNDTPGVFIQIRRALKPDGLFLAAIPGAGTLQELREVLLAAEIEMTGGASPRVIPLADVRDVGSLLQRAGFTLPVIDAENYTVRYDSLFPLMRDLQAMGMSNPLAARSRMPLTRAFFLRAAEIYAERYSDPDGRIRATFSIIYVSGWAPHESQQKPLQPGSAKARLADALKVDEHKLRQ, encoded by the coding sequence TTCCTGCTCGATGTCGCCGCCGAGGAAATGGCTGAAAGGCTTGCCGTCGTCGAGCGGCGCTTCGAGACGGCCGTCGAGCTGCACGGCGCGACAGGTGCTGCGGCCCGCGCTGCAATGGCGACCGGCAAGGTCGGCAGGATGATCCGCGTGGAAAGCGAAAAGGCCTATGCCGGGCCTGATGAAACCCTGATCGAGGCACCGCTCGAGGACGTGCCGCTAGAGCCGCAATCGGCGAACCTCATCCTTGCGCCGCTCAACCTGCATCTGACCAACGATACGCCAGGTGTTTTCATCCAGATCCGCCGCGCCTTGAAGCCGGATGGCCTGTTCCTGGCCGCGATCCCCGGCGCCGGCACGCTGCAGGAGCTGCGCGAAGTGCTGCTGGCAGCCGAAATCGAGATGACGGGCGGCGCAAGCCCGCGCGTCATTCCCCTCGCCGACGTGCGTGATGTCGGCAGCCTCCTGCAACGCGCCGGCTTCACCTTGCCGGTGATCGACGCAGAGAACTACACGGTACGCTACGACTCGCTCTTTCCGCTGATGCGGGACCTCCAGGCGATGGGCATGAGCAATCCGCTCGCCGCCCGCAGCCGCATGCCGCTGACGCGCGCCTTCTTCCTGCGCGCTGCGGAGATCTATGCCGAACGTTATTCCGATCCGGACGGACGCATCCGCGCGACCTTCTCGATCATCTATGTCTCGGGATGGGCTCCGCACGAAAGCCAGCAAAAGCCGCTGCAGCCGGGCTCCGCCAAGGCACGTCTTGCCGATGCGCTGAAGGTCGACGAGCACAAGCTCAGACAATAA
- a CDS encoding peptidylprolyl isomerase, with amino-acid sequence MLSTNKFAALAFVTFVALQAPAFADDAIVAKVGNLEIHQSELDLAVANLDPQLAQLPDEQKKVAALSAAIDVKLLAADAIAEKLDQTDEFKKRMQYLADRELHNAYFKKHVVDTVTPEEVKARYDKEVAALPKQEEVHARHILVKTEEEAKDIIKQLDAGKDFAELAKEKSTDPNKSEGGDLGYFTRGRMVKEFEDAAFALEKGTYSKTPVKTDFGYHVIKVEDKRDAAPPPFEQVQDQVRQLVMRDKYLALLAQAKTSAKVEIMDETLRKGYDEANKQPEPGSEPAAPAPQQ; translated from the coding sequence ATGTTGAGCACCAACAAATTCGCCGCGCTGGCATTTGTAACTTTTGTTGCGCTCCAGGCGCCCGCCTTCGCTGACGATGCTATCGTCGCCAAGGTCGGCAACCTGGAAATCCATCAGTCCGAACTCGATCTCGCTGTCGCCAACCTCGATCCGCAGCTGGCGCAGCTGCCCGATGAGCAGAAGAAGGTCGCAGCCCTGTCGGCCGCCATCGATGTGAAGCTGCTCGCAGCCGACGCCATCGCCGAGAAGCTCGACCAGACCGATGAATTCAAGAAGCGCATGCAGTATCTCGCCGATCGCGAGCTGCACAATGCCTATTTCAAGAAGCATGTCGTCGACACCGTGACCCCCGAGGAAGTCAAGGCGCGCTACGACAAGGAGGTCGCGGCCCTGCCGAAGCAGGAGGAAGTCCACGCCCGCCATATCCTCGTCAAGACCGAGGAAGAGGCCAAGGACATCATCAAGCAGCTCGACGCCGGCAAGGATTTCGCCGAACTCGCCAAGGAAAAGTCCACCGATCCGAACAAGTCGGAAGGCGGCGATCTCGGCTATTTCACCCGCGGCCGCATGGTCAAGGAATTCGAGGACGCAGCCTTCGCGCTTGAAAAGGGCACCTATTCGAAGACGCCCGTCAAGACCGACTTCGGCTATCATGTGATCAAGGTCGAGGACAAGCGCGACGCCGCTCCGCCGCCGTTCGAGCAGGTACAGGATCAGGTTCGTCAGCTGGTCATGCGCGACAAGTATCTTGCACTTCTCGCCCAGGCGAAGACCTCCGCCAAGGTCGAGATTATGGACGAGACGCTGCGCAAGGGCTACGACGAAGCCAACAAGCAGCCGGAGCCGGGCAGCGAGCCCGCCGCGCCGGCGCCGCAGCAGTAA